CCCTGGAGAGCGGATTTCCAACAATGACTCCGTTCTGAAGGGCGCTCACCGTGCCTCTGAAAGTCACCTCTCCCGCGTTCCGGAGCCTGACAACCAGGACGCTTCTGTTTTTCTGCACGCCGTCGAGAACAAGCAAAGCGGGTTTAAGGTAGAAGCTCTCCTGGGCCAGGGCGCCGTAGTCAACCAGAACCATCCCCTGGGCCACGGGGGAGGAAAAGGCAACCGTGTTACTGCCCCTCCTGAGCTCCACCCTCTTGGTCTCAGCCGTCAGGCCGTTGTAGAGGAGCTTTACCGTCGCGTTCACAGGGTCGCCCCTGTTAAAGAGCTCAACGACGGGCGAACCGTTGCTCCATATCCTCTCTATCGAGACCTGCTTATCGAACTTGGTAATGGATACCGTCTTGGAAATTCCCTGTTCTTCCATCACAAGCGTTAGGGGCGAGCTTGGTGGGCTGAGCTTAAGAAGGATGGATTCTCCGCAGTCCAGCTCAATCGGGACCTCCTTGAGAAGGATTCCGCCGGAGTAGACCTTAAGCGTTCCGTTCAGCGGGTAAAAACCATTGCTGGTCACGTTGAGCTTGACGTAGGTGTCAAAGGCCTCAATAACCTTCACATCGAAGTCGTGCTTCTTCATAACTCGTACAGAGGAGTAGTTCCCCGAAACGTGGAGCCGGAGCCTTAAGGTGGAGGGGTCAAAGCTCCCGACGGCGTAGGTTACCCCATCGACCGTGAGGTTTTCCCCGAACCTCAGAACGGGAGAGTAGCTTCTGTTCCCGGCATCGACGTGGAGGAGGATAAGCGAGCCCCCGTTGGCAACGTCAAAGGTGACGACCTGGCCGTCCACTAGCAGAACCTCATCTAACCCCATCTCAACGGAAAGGGCCATGGCCTCACTGGAGAGGGAGATGAGGATGAGCATGAGGACGAGGAACTCAGGCCTTCCTACCCGATTCATCTGTACTCCCTCCTGTAAAGGCCGATGAGGGCAAAGATAAGGCTGAGAATTATCGTAACCGCGAAGAACAGGGCGCTGGAAGCGGGGTCCCCCTTGTAGGCGTCCAGGCCCGTGTGGAGGGTGAAGCCCTTCTTTAAGAGAACGCCGAGCTGGTAGTTCAGAGTGAACCTCTCGGGGTCGTCGAAGAACGGCAGCTGCGGGAGTATGAACTGGGCCACAAAAATGACGCCGAAGCTCGCGAGGGAGGCGTAGAGAGGACGAGAGAGTATTACCGAGAGGAACATTGAGAAAGCCCCAAGGGAGCCCAGCACGAGCAGTGTGACTCCAAGGGCAAAGAAGACGTCCCCGACCGTTGAGCTGAAGCCTTCAAAGCCCCTCTTGTAGAGGAGCACCATGTAGACCTGGAGGGTGAGGTAGGGGACTCCAAAGAGCACCGCCATTCCCGTCATTCCGGCGAAGAACTTGCCGAAGAGTATCTCGCTCTTTCTTATCGGCTTCGTCAGGAGGAGCCTTATCGTGCCCCTGTCAATCTCGCTCGCGATGAGCTCACTCATGAGAATTATGACCACGAGCTGGCCGATGACGCTGGCCCAGAAGTTGACTATGAAGGACGCGAAATTCACCTGGAGGGAAATCTGGAGCGCCCGGGTGCTGTACTCCGTTATGTCCTCGTGGGTGAAGAAGTAGACGATCACGGGAAGGAGCATAAGTGCGAGCATCACCTTCAGCCGCCTCGAACGGAGGAGCCTCATCACTTCGTTTGAGTACAGGACGCCGATTGCACTCATGTCTCCTCACCCATGCCGAACTTCTCCATGAGGATTCTCTCAAGCGGGCTCGTGTGGGGCCTGAAGAGCTTTAGCCTCACCCCGTTCTCGACAAGATACCGCGGAAAGGCCAAGAAGAACTCCTCAAGGAAGCGGGGCTCCACGCGGACCCTTATCACGCCTTCCTCCTCCCAGACCTCGCGGACGTAGGGCTTCTCTCTGAGGAAGGCGATGGCCTTATCGTTGTCCGAGGTGACGACGTCATACTCGTCCTCCTCAACGCTCACGAGGTCCCTTATCCTGCCCTGGGCTACCAGGACCCCACGATTGATTATTCCGACGTGGTTGCACATCTTCTCGACCTCGCTGACAATGTGGGAGCTGATGAAGATGCTCTTTCCCTGCCTCGCGAGCTCGAGCACCTTGCCGATGAACTCTATCCTTCCAAGGGGGTCGAGGTTCGCGGTTGGCTCGTCGAGTATCAGCAGCTCGGGGTCGCCCATGAGGGCGGCGGCAAAGCTTACCCTCTGTTTCTGGCCGGAGGAGAGCTCCTTTATCTTGTTCAGGGCCAGCCTTCCCACTCCAGTGTACTGCATGAGCCTCTTTGCCTGTTCAACGGCGTCCCCCTTCTTCATCCCGCTGAGCCGGCCCATATACACGAGGAACTCAAAAATCGTCATATCCTCATAGGCTATCGGGACCTCTGGCATGTAGCCTGCTTTCCTCATGATTTCGACCCTCTCGCGCGGCATCTCCATGCCAAAAATCCTTATCTCACCGTAGGTGGGCTTCAGGGCACCGGTGAGCATCTTAATTGTAGTTGTCTTTCCCGCTCCGTTCGGCCCGAGGAAACCGTAGACAACGCCCTTAGGCACCTTGAGATTCAAGTGGTAGACGACGTTCCTCTTGCCGAAGAACTTGGTTAGGTCTCTGGTCTCGATGACGTAGGTTTCCATCTCAACACCAAGAGTTCTATCGAAACGGATGTAATTAAGGGTTTCGGGCGGGAAGATTATATTGGTCAGGGTGTATTCAATAACAATGATAATCGGAAAAGTCGGCCTCGACAGCTCGGCGCGCTTCACCTTCCAGAGCCACGCCCACACCGACCACTTCGTCAGCGGAGAGGTTATTTTCGCGACGAGGGCAACAAAATACCTCAGCCACCTAAGGAAAGGCGGCTTTTACAGGGAAATCGATTTCGGGAAGACCTTTTACCTTGGGGACCTCAAGGCAAAGCTCTACCCTGCCGGCCACATGCTTGGCTCGGCCGGGATAAAGCTCTGGCTCGAGGGCGGGACGCTCTTCTACACCGGAGACACAAAGTGGTTCAAGCTCAGAACGGCAGAGAAGAGCCGCTTTCCAAGGGCGGACTTTTTGATAATCGAGGCCACCTTCGGCGTTCCGAGATTCACCTTTCCCTCACCGAGAGAGGCGGAAAAGAAGCTGGTGGCATTTGTTGAGGAGACCCTTGACAGGGGAAAGAGGCCGGTTCTCTACGTTAATCAAATGGGAAAAGCCCAGGAAGTCATGAAGATACTCGACGTCCACGGCTACACAGTTAGGCCGAGCGGGACAATGCTGAAGGTCGCTAAGGTTTACTCCAAGTTCGGGATCAAGTTCGGAAACGTTGATAAAGACGGAGAGGTTGTGCTCCGCTCATACCGCTCGCTGAAGGTCGAGAACTCGTTTTCTCCCTGGGAGCTTACTGTCTCGGGCTTCGGAAGGCTGAAGCTCAGCAACCACGCGGACTTCTGGGAGCTGATGAGGATAATCGAGAAAATTAAGCCGGAGAAAATCTTCACGGTCTACGGCTTCGCGGATGAGTTCGCGAGGATTCTCAGAGGGCTTGGTTATGATGCCCTTCCCATCAAATCCGACTCTGAGCTGAAGCTGTAACCCAGCAGATTTTAGTCACCATCGCATACTAAAATCGAAAAGTTTATAAAGGGTGACGTTTTTAGTAACTAACGGTAATCAAAAGGGCACCGGGAGGTGGTGCCGATGGCCTGGAGGAGGGACCGCTACTGGGACCCCTTCGACCTGATGAGGGAGATACAGGAGGAAATCGACGCCATATTCAGGGACGTCATGCGCGGCCCGAGGCTCTGGGGCTGGCGCGAGTCCGAGGAGCGCACCGAGTTTGCCAGTGAGACCTGGAGGGAGCCCTTCGTTGACATCTTCGACCGCGGTGATAAGTTCGTCATCACAGTAGAGCTCCCCGGAGTCCGCAAGGAGGACATCAAGCTCAGGGTTACGGAGGACACCGTCTACATCGAGGCCCAGATGAAGCGCGAGAAGGAGCTTGAGCGCGAGGGTGCAATAAGGATCGAGCGCTACTACAGCGGCTACAGGAGGGTCATCAGACTGCCCGAGGAGGTCATCCCGGAGAAGGCCAAAGCAAGGTACAACAACGGCGTCCTTGAGATCGAGATACCCAAGAAGAAGCCCACCAAGCCAGAGAAGGAGGGCTTCGAGGTTAAGATTGAATGACGGCTTTTTCGTTTATTTTCCGGGGCTTTGCCCTCTACAGCCCAAGCCTTTAACTCTCATTGGGAGCTGAAATCAGAAGGGATGAATCGCGATCATCGGCCATGAAAAAATTTGGAGGTGGTGAAAAATGGCCGAAAGGAGAGAGGTTAAGTTGAAGGTAGCTTCCGCTTACCAGCGCGACGTTGGTAGGGGAATAGTTAGGATCGACAGAAAGGCTATGCGCGAGATTGGAGTCCAGAGCGGCGACATAATCGAGATCATCGGAACCAAGAACACCGCCGCGGTGGTCTGGCCTGCTTACCCAGAAGACGAGGGACTCGGCATAATCCGCATGGACGGAACCCTCAGGAAGAACGCGGGCGTTGGACTCGGAGATGAGGTTACGATAAGGAAGGCAGAGGTCAAGGAGGCCAAGAAGGTCATCGTTGCCCCAACCGAGCCAATACGCTTTGGTGGAGACTTCGTCGAGTGGCTCCACAGCAGGCTCGTCGGCAGGCCGGTCGTCAGGGGTGACTACATTAAGGTCGGAATCCTCGGCCAGGAGCTGACCTTCGTCGTTACTGCAACGACACCGGCCGGAATCGTCCAGATCACAGAGTTCACTGACTTCCAGGTCAGCGAGAAGCCCGTTAAGGAGGTCAGCAAGACTGCCGCACTTGGCGTCACCTACGAGGACATCGGCGGCCTCAAGGACGTCATCCAGAAGGTCAGGGAGATGATAGAGCTCCCGCTCAAGCACCCGGAGATATTCGAGAAGCTCGGCATTGAGCCGCCCAAGGGTGTCCTGCTCTACGGTCCTCCCGGAACAGGTAAGACCCTGTTAGCAAAGGCAGTCGCCAACGAGGCAAACGCCCACTTCATAGCGATAAACGGACCGGAGATAATGAGCAAGTACTACGGTGAGAGTGAGGAGAGGCTTAGGGAGGTCTTCAAAGAGGCTGAGGAGAACGCCCCGGCGATAATCTTCATCGACGAGATCGACGCTATAGCGCCGAAGAGAGAAGAGGTCAGCGGAGAGGTAGAGAAGAGGGTTGTCAGCCAGCTGCTCACCCTCATGGACGGTCTCAAGAGCCGCGGAAAGGTCATCGTCATTGGAGCCACCAACAGGCCCGACGCGATTGACCCGGCACTGAGGAGGCCAGGAAGGTTCGACCGCGAGCTTGAGGTCGGTGTTCCGGACAAGCAGGGAAGGAAGGAGATACTCCAGATCCACACCAGAGGAATGCCCATCGAGCCTGAGTTCAGGAAGAGCAAGGTCATTGAGATACTCGAGGAGCTTGAGAGGAACGAGACCTACAGGGATGCCGCAGAGAAGGCTATAGCCAAGGTCAAGAAGGCCGAGAGCGAGGAGGAGATAAAGAAGGCCCTCCGCGAGGTTGAGGAGAGGCTCTACGATGAGGTCAAGGCAAAGCTAATCGACAGCCTGCTTGAGGAGCTCGCCGAGGTTACGCACGGCTTCGTCGGTGCCGACCTCGCAGCCCTGGCGAGAGAAGCCGCAATGGCCGCCCTCAGGAGGCTGATACAGGAGGGCAAGATAGACTTCGAGGCGGAGCACATACCCAAAGAAGTGCTTGAAGACCTGAAGGTCACCAGGAGGGACTTCTACGAGGCCCTCAAGATGATAGAGCCTTCAGCGCTCAGGGAGGTCCTGCTTGAGGTTCCGAACGTCCACTGGGACGACATTGGTGGCCTAGAGGACGTCAAGGAGGAGCTCCGCGAGGCAGTCGAGTGGCCGCTCAAGTACCCGGAGGCATTCATGGGCCTCGGCATCAACCCGCCGAAGGGTATCCTGCTCTACGGACCACCCGGAACAGGTAAGACCCTCCTTGCAAAGGCAGTAGCGAACGAGAGCGAGGCTAACTTCATAGCCATCAAGGGTCCGGAAGTGCTGAGCAAGTGGGTCGGTGAGAGCGAGAAGAACATCCGCGAGATCTTCAGGAAGGCGAGGCAGGCGGCCCCAACGGTGATATTCATCGACGAGATAGACGCAATCGCTCCGCGCAGGGGAACCGACGTGAACAGGGTCACCGACAGGCTTATCAACCAGCTCCTGACTGAGATGGATGGAATCCAGGAGAACAGCGGCGTGGTCGTCATAGGCGCTACCAACAGGCCGGACATCATTGATCCAGCCCTGCTCAGGCCGGGAAGGTTCGACAGGCTCATCCTGGTTCCAGCACCAGACGAGAAGGCCAGGCTCGAGATATTCAAGGTCCACACCAGAAGGGTTCCGCTGGCTGAGGATGTCAGCCTCGAGGAGCTGGCCAAGAGGACCGAGGGATACACCGGTGCCGACATCGAGGCCGTGGTCAGAGAGGCAGCGATGCTCGCCATGAGAAGGGCACTCCAGGAGGGCATCATACGGCCCGGCATGAAGGCCGACGAGATAAGGCAGAAGGTCAAGGTCACCATGAAGGACTTCGAGGAGGCCCTCAAGAAGATCGGCCCGAGCGTGAGCAAGGAGACGATGGAGTACTACAGAAAGGTACAGGAGCAGTTCAAACAGGCCAGGGGCTGATGCCCCTAATTTTTTCTAATAATATCCACTCAGTTTGCCAAGTGAAGATAATCGAAAAATTTCTGTGCTGAAGGATCTTTTCAAGCCACCCACTCGAGCTCGTACTCCCTGGCCTTCAGCCTCTCCATTTCTTCCCTTGCTATCCTCTCTGCCTTTGACAGGTCGTTCGTGACGACTATCCTCTCCTCTGGGAGTGTGTTTTCCCGGTAGTAGACTATTCTGACCAGCATCGCGGACACCTCACATATCACTACTGGCAACAAGAGATTTTGAGAAGTTTAAAAGCATTGTTGGCCTAACAGGTTCATCAATCAACATCTTTGTACGAACATAATAAGACAACAATAGCCATATTAATACACCGGAACAGAATTGGATATCCCCCGAGCGAGGGGATGGGGGAAGAAGAATGGGAGAAGAAGAATCACTCAAGCTTTTCGAGCTCGTAGACCCTCGCGCCCTTCCGCTTCAGCTCCTGCTTCGCGAAGTGCCTCGCCTCGTCGGTAGTTTCGGTTTCAAAGACAATGGTCTTTCCATGGTGGTCTCCGCCATAGAGTGTGAGGGACCACTTCATGATACCACCAGCGGCATTTGCCATTTGTTCAAGGTTTATAAGTCTAACGGGGCAACTTTGGGTATGCAGTTGATGATTCGACAGGAGGCTTTAAAGTCGATTATCCAAGTGGCGGAAAAGAACGACCTTGAGGTGTGCGGCTTCCTCTTCGGGAGGCGAGAGGAGGAGACGTTCAAGGTCGAGGAAGTCCGCTTCATCACGAACAGGCTGAACTCTCCTACGGAGTTTGAGATGGATCCCTTAGAAATGGTGGAGGCCATAGACGAGGCCGAGGAGAAGGGCCTTGAAGTTGTTGGCATCTTCCACTCCCACCCCAAGTGCCCGCCAAGGCCGAGCGGGAAGGATTTGAGGGGGATGGAGCTCTGGCCAGTGGCCTGGCTGATCGTTGATGGAAAGGGGAACTATGGAGCATATGTTTTGAAGGATGGAAGAGTGGAAGAAGTTTCCGTGAAGGCTGTTTAGTCCTCCCTTATCACAATCTCGATCTTCCGTCCATCACGGTAACCCTTCATCGCTGAGAGCATGCCCTTTATCGTTTTTTCAACGAGCTCCTGCACCCAGTCCTTCATGGGAAGAACTTGGCCGTCGATTTTGACCGTCACCTTCGGCTTTGAGCTGAGGACGACGCAGTCCCTGAGCGTTTTCTCACCCTTCACTATCATCCTCGCCATTTCGGCACACTTGAAGCCACAGAGGCCGCAGTCTATATTGGGCAGCATGAAGGCGCGCTTTTCCACGAGGTCGGCGAGCTTTTCCGGTTCCTTCGTGGCGTCTATGACTGGGAGGCCGTCTATCTCTCTGACCTCGTTCCCTGCTACAACCCCGCTCACAGCTACGGCGAGGCCATCGTTGAGTTCTCTAACGTCCTCCTCGCTCTTCGCGCAGATGACCTTTGGAACGTGCTGGACGCTTTTGAAGCCCTCGAGGAGAAGGAAGTCCGCGTTAACCATCGAGAAGAGCGCGTTGATGTCCTTTGCCTTAAACAGAAGCGCGTCCGTGTCGTTAGCCCTGACTATGACTGAGTCTGCCACCTGTGAGAAGCGCCATGTGTCAGTTCCCTCTCTGTCAAATTCGGCGTGCATGCTCTTCGCTATCGCCACGCGGTAGCCGCGTTCCCTCAGCACCCTTGCGACCGCCTCGACCGTCGTCGTCTTACCGCTCTTCTTGACGCCTACGAAGGCCACTGCCCTCATGATTCCACCTCAGAGGAGCATTATCCAGTTCAGGTCTTCTATTTTAACCACCAGCGCTTTGGCTTTATTTCCGGCTATGTCCACGACGTCCCTCAGGAGTATGACCTCCTCGTCGAAGTCCTCGAGGATTCCGGTGAACGAATGCTCGTTGCTAACCGAGAGAGCCACGCGCTTTCCTTTCCATGATTCCAGAGTCTTATCGAGCAGGTACTGCTTCTCGCTCATCCCCTCACCTCCTGAAAGCAAAAGTCTATAAGACTTTTAACGGTTTCCGGTTCGGTGATAGAATGAGGTTCGTGACGAAGAACGAGGCCGTCAAGAGGTCATTTCTTGAGGACTTGAAGAGGGAAGGGATAAAGTTTGAACTCAACGAGAGGCTCT
The sequence above is drawn from the Thermococcus pacificus genome and encodes:
- the mobB gene encoding molybdopterin-guanine dinucleotide biosynthesis protein B, whose protein sequence is MRAVAFVGVKKSGKTTTVEAVARVLRERGYRVAIAKSMHAEFDREGTDTWRFSQVADSVIVRANDTDALLFKAKDINALFSMVNADFLLLEGFKSVQHVPKVICAKSEEDVRELNDGLAVAVSGVVAGNEVREIDGLPVIDATKEPEKLADLVEKRAFMLPNIDCGLCGFKCAEMARMIVKGEKTLRDCVVLSSKPKVTVKIDGQVLPMKDWVQELVEKTIKGMLSAMKGYRDGRKIEIVIRED
- a CDS encoding LSm family protein; this translates as MSEKQYLLDKTLESWKGKRVALSVSNEHSFTGILEDFDEEVILLRDVVDIAGNKAKALVVKIEDLNWIMLL
- a CDS encoding Hsp20/alpha crystallin family protein — translated: MAWRRDRYWDPFDLMREIQEEIDAIFRDVMRGPRLWGWRESEERTEFASETWREPFVDIFDRGDKFVITVELPGVRKEDIKLRVTEDTVYIEAQMKREKELEREGAIRIERYYSGYRRVIRLPEEVIPEKAKARYNNGVLEIEIPKKKPTKPEKEGFEVKIE
- a CDS encoding ABC transporter permease encodes the protein MSAIGVLYSNEVMRLLRSRRLKVMLALMLLPVIVYFFTHEDITEYSTRALQISLQVNFASFIVNFWASVIGQLVVIILMSELIASEIDRGTIRLLLTKPIRKSEILFGKFFAGMTGMAVLFGVPYLTLQVYMVLLYKRGFEGFSSTVGDVFFALGVTLLVLGSLGAFSMFLSVILSRPLYASLASFGVIFVAQFILPQLPFFDDPERFTLNYQLGVLLKKGFTLHTGLDAYKGDPASSALFFAVTIILSLIFALIGLYRREYR
- a CDS encoding CDC48 family AAA ATPase → MAERREVKLKVASAYQRDVGRGIVRIDRKAMREIGVQSGDIIEIIGTKNTAAVVWPAYPEDEGLGIIRMDGTLRKNAGVGLGDEVTIRKAEVKEAKKVIVAPTEPIRFGGDFVEWLHSRLVGRPVVRGDYIKVGILGQELTFVVTATTPAGIVQITEFTDFQVSEKPVKEVSKTAALGVTYEDIGGLKDVIQKVREMIELPLKHPEIFEKLGIEPPKGVLLYGPPGTGKTLLAKAVANEANAHFIAINGPEIMSKYYGESEERLREVFKEAEENAPAIIFIDEIDAIAPKREEVSGEVEKRVVSQLLTLMDGLKSRGKVIVIGATNRPDAIDPALRRPGRFDRELEVGVPDKQGRKEILQIHTRGMPIEPEFRKSKVIEILEELERNETYRDAAEKAIAKVKKAESEEEIKKALREVEERLYDEVKAKLIDSLLEELAEVTHGFVGADLAALAREAAMAALRRLIQEGKIDFEAEHIPKEVLEDLKVTRRDFYEALKMIEPSALREVLLEVPNVHWDDIGGLEDVKEELREAVEWPLKYPEAFMGLGINPPKGILLYGPPGTGKTLLAKAVANESEANFIAIKGPEVLSKWVGESEKNIREIFRKARQAAPTVIFIDEIDAIAPRRGTDVNRVTDRLINQLLTEMDGIQENSGVVVIGATNRPDIIDPALLRPGRFDRLILVPAPDEKARLEIFKVHTRRVPLAEDVSLEELAKRTEGYTGADIEAVVREAAMLAMRRALQEGIIRPGMKADEIRQKVKVTMKDFEEALKKIGPSVSKETMEYYRKVQEQFKQARG
- a CDS encoding ABC transporter ATP-binding protein, yielding METYVIETRDLTKFFGKRNVVYHLNLKVPKGVVYGFLGPNGAGKTTTIKMLTGALKPTYGEIRIFGMEMPRERVEIMRKAGYMPEVPIAYEDMTIFEFLVYMGRLSGMKKGDAVEQAKRLMQYTGVGRLALNKIKELSSGQKQRVSFAAALMGDPELLILDEPTANLDPLGRIEFIGKVLELARQGKSIFISSHIVSEVEKMCNHVGIINRGVLVAQGRIRDLVSVEEDEYDVVTSDNDKAIAFLREKPYVREVWEEEGVIRVRVEPRFLEEFFLAFPRYLVENGVRLKLFRPHTSPLERILMEKFGMGEET
- a CDS encoding MBL fold metallo-hydrolase; the protein is MIIGKVGLDSSARFTFQSHAHTDHFVSGEVIFATRATKYLSHLRKGGFYREIDFGKTFYLGDLKAKLYPAGHMLGSAGIKLWLEGGTLFYTGDTKWFKLRTAEKSRFPRADFLIIEATFGVPRFTFPSPREAEKKLVAFVEETLDRGKRPVLYVNQMGKAQEVMKILDVHGYTVRPSGTMLKVAKVYSKFGIKFGNVDKDGEVVLRSYRSLKVENSFSPWELTVSGFGRLKLSNHADFWELMRIIEKIKPEKIFTVYGFADEFARILRGLGYDALPIKSDSELKL
- a CDS encoding M67 family metallopeptidase, coding for MQLMIRQEALKSIIQVAEKNDLEVCGFLFGRREEETFKVEEVRFITNRLNSPTEFEMDPLEMVEAIDEAEEKGLEVVGIFHSHPKCPPRPSGKDLRGMELWPVAWLIVDGKGNYGAYVLKDGRVEEVSVKAV